One stretch of Janibacter limosus DNA includes these proteins:
- the atpA gene encoding F0F1 ATP synthase subunit alpha yields the protein MTELSIRPEEIRDALDGYVQSYNPGAASREEVGRVTDAGDGIAHVEGLPSAMTNELLEFEDGTLGLALNLDVHEIGVVVLGDFSKIEEGQQVKRTGEVLSVPVGDNFLGRVVNPLGQPIDGLGDIESAERRALELQAPSVVDRKSVHEPLQTGLKSVDAMTPIGRGQRQLIIGDRQTGKTTVAVDTIINQKQFWETGDPQKQVRCIYVAIGQKGSTIASVKGTLEEAGAMEYTTIVAAPASDAAGFKYLAPFTGSAIGQHWMYQGKHVLIVFDDLSKQAEAYRSMSLLLRRPPGREAYPGDVFYLHSRMLERCAKLSDELGAGSMTGLPIIETKAGDVSAYIPTNVISITDGQIYLQADLFNSDVRPAIDVGVSVSRVGSAAQTKAMKSVSGRLKLDLAQYRSLEAFAMFASDLDPASKQQLARGARLVEILKQKQADPYPVPEQVVTIWAGTTGELDPIAVEDVKRFEAEFLDHLRRNKRELLDGIQETGKFEDSTRSALETEIASFRETFRPTDADNVPVANEETGEDAQESEQVQIVKQKR from the coding sequence ATGACGGAGCTTTCGATCCGTCCGGAGGAGATCCGGGACGCCCTGGACGGCTACGTGCAGTCCTACAACCCGGGCGCGGCCTCCCGTGAAGAGGTCGGCCGCGTCACCGACGCCGGTGACGGCATCGCCCACGTCGAGGGACTCCCTTCGGCCATGACCAACGAGCTGCTCGAGTTCGAGGACGGCACCCTCGGCCTCGCGCTCAACCTCGACGTCCACGAGATCGGCGTCGTCGTCCTCGGCGACTTCTCCAAGATCGAGGAGGGGCAGCAGGTCAAGCGCACCGGCGAGGTCCTCTCGGTCCCGGTCGGTGACAACTTCCTCGGCCGCGTCGTCAACCCGCTCGGTCAGCCGATCGACGGCCTCGGCGACATCGAGTCCGCCGAGCGCCGCGCCCTCGAGCTCCAGGCCCCCAGCGTCGTCGACCGCAAGTCGGTCCACGAGCCGCTGCAGACCGGCCTGAAGTCCGTCGACGCGATGACCCCGATCGGCCGTGGCCAGCGTCAGCTGATCATCGGTGACCGCCAGACCGGCAAGACCACGGTCGCGGTCGACACGATCATCAACCAGAAGCAGTTCTGGGAGACCGGCGACCCGCAGAAGCAGGTCCGCTGCATCTACGTCGCCATCGGCCAGAAGGGTTCCACGATCGCGTCCGTCAAGGGCACGCTCGAGGAGGCCGGCGCCATGGAGTACACGACGATCGTCGCTGCTCCCGCGTCCGACGCCGCCGGCTTCAAGTACCTCGCCCCCTTCACCGGCTCGGCCATCGGCCAGCACTGGATGTACCAGGGCAAGCACGTCCTCATCGTCTTCGACGACCTGAGCAAGCAGGCCGAGGCCTACCGCTCGATGTCGCTGCTGCTGCGCCGCCCGCCGGGCCGCGAGGCCTACCCGGGTGACGTCTTCTACCTGCACTCGCGGATGCTCGAGCGGTGCGCCAAGCTCTCCGACGAGCTCGGTGCGGGCTCGATGACCGGTCTGCCGATCATCGAGACCAAGGCCGGGGACGTCTCGGCGTACATCCCGACCAACGTCATCTCGATCACCGACGGCCAGATCTACCTGCAGGCCGACCTCTTCAACTCCGACGTCCGCCCGGCCATCGACGTGGGTGTCTCCGTCTCCCGTGTCGGTTCTGCCGCGCAGACCAAGGCGATGAAGTCGGTCTCCGGTCGACTCAAGCTGGACCTCGCGCAGTACCGCTCGCTCGAGGCCTTCGCGATGTTCGCCTCTGACCTCGACCCCGCGTCCAAGCAGCAGCTGGCGCGAGGCGCTCGCCTCGTCGAGATCCTCAAGCAGAAGCAGGCCGACCCCTACCCCGTCCCGGAGCAGGTCGTCACGATCTGGGCCGGCACCACGGGTGAGCTCGACCCGATCGCCGTCGAGGACGTCAAGCGCTTCGAGGCCGAGTTCCTCGACCACCTGCGTCGCAACAAGCGGGAGCTGCTGGACGGCATCCAGGAGACCGGCAAGTTCGAGGACTCCACCCGGTCCGCGCTGGAGACCGAGATCGCCTCCTTCCGCGAGACCTTCCGCCCGACCGACGCGGACAACGTGCCGGTCGCCAACGAGGAGACCGGCGAGGACGCCCAGGAGTCCGAGCAGGTCCAGATCGTCAAGCAGAAGCGCTGA
- a CDS encoding F0F1 ATP synthase subunit delta gives MIEGRQSFETALMSGDPAVMADELFAVTGLLDDNATLRRSVADPSREGRDKSELITRLLDGKVSKQASDVVSVLVAQRWARERDLTDTIERFAVEASLKGAEAGGALDQVEDELFRFERVVAGNPELRDALGNRLGDAGGKAELVNTLLQGKTRPETVRLARQSVLAPRGRRFDATIEAYLDIAGERRQQLTAVVTTAVDLTQEQRTRLSDALQKIYSKPVLLQIIDDEDVIGGIRVQIGDEVVDGTILRRLDEAKRHLAG, from the coding sequence GTGATCGAGGGACGTCAGTCCTTCGAGACGGCACTGATGTCCGGTGACCCGGCCGTCATGGCGGACGAGCTCTTCGCCGTGACCGGGCTTCTCGACGACAACGCGACCCTGCGTCGCAGCGTCGCCGACCCCTCCCGTGAGGGCAGGGACAAGTCCGAGCTGATCACGCGACTGCTGGACGGCAAGGTCTCGAAGCAGGCCTCCGACGTCGTCTCGGTGCTGGTCGCCCAGCGCTGGGCGCGGGAGCGCGACCTCACCGACACCATCGAGCGGTTCGCCGTGGAGGCCTCCCTCAAGGGGGCCGAGGCCGGCGGCGCGCTCGACCAGGTCGAGGACGAGCTCTTCCGCTTCGAGCGGGTGGTGGCCGGCAACCCCGAGCTGCGCGACGCCCTGGGCAACCGCCTCGGCGACGCCGGTGGCAAGGCCGAGCTGGTCAACACCCTGCTGCAGGGCAAGACGCGCCCGGAGACGGTGCGACTGGCCCGCCAGTCCGTGCTCGCCCCCAGGGGCCGGCGCTTCGACGCGACGATCGAGGCATACCTCGACATCGCCGGCGAGCGCCGCCAGCAGCTGACCGCTGTCGTGACCACCGCAGTCGACCTGACGCAGGAGCAGCGCACCCGCCTGTCGGACGCCCTGCAGAAGATCTACAGCAAGCCCGTCCTGCTGCAGATCATCGACGACGAGGACGTCATCGGCGGGATCCGGGTCCAGATCGGCGACGAGGTCGTCGACGGGACCATCCTGCGACGTCTCGACGAGGCGAAGCGCCACCTGGCCGGCTGA
- a CDS encoding F0F1 ATP synthase subunit B, which translates to MHITATVSSVVALAASGGEGETMPLIPEWEELVFGLVMFAILFWVVAKKVAPNLEKAYEERHAAIEGGIAQAENAQAEAEAAKAQYEAQLAEARAEAAKIREDARAEGAAIVAEMRGQAQDESNRITDSAQKQIAAERQQASVSLRSEVGRLSTDLAGRIVGHELQDSSSRQGLIDSFLAELESGKVQPEKVGAAAAPSAAAEQGQLDLGDAGRDA; encoded by the coding sequence GTGCACATCACCGCAACCGTGTCATCGGTCGTGGCGCTCGCCGCGTCGGGCGGAGAGGGCGAGACCATGCCCCTCATCCCGGAATGGGAAGAGCTCGTCTTCGGTCTCGTCATGTTCGCGATCCTCTTCTGGGTCGTCGCGAAGAAGGTCGCCCCGAACCTCGAGAAGGCCTACGAGGAGCGCCACGCCGCCATCGAGGGTGGCATCGCCCAGGCCGAGAACGCCCAGGCCGAGGCCGAGGCCGCCAAGGCCCAGTACGAGGCACAGCTGGCCGAGGCCCGTGCCGAGGCCGCGAAGATCCGTGAGGACGCACGCGCCGAGGGCGCTGCGATCGTCGCGGAGATGCGCGGGCAGGCCCAGGACGAGTCCAACCGCATCACCGACTCGGCGCAGAAGCAGATCGCGGCCGAGCGGCAGCAGGCATCCGTGTCGCTGCGCAGCGAGGTGGGTCGTCTCTCGACCGACCTGGCCGGGCGCATCGTCGGTCACGAGCTGCAGGACTCCTCGAGCCGTCAGGGCCTGATCGACTCCTTCCTCGCCGAGCTCGAGTCGGGCAAGGTCCAGCCGGAGAAGGTCGGGGCCGCCGCAGCGCCCTCGGCCGCCGCCGAGCAGGGTCAGCTCGACCTCGGCGATGCAGGTCGTGACGCCTGA
- a CDS encoding ATP synthase F0 subunit C produces MEITGSLSLIGYGLSAIGPAIAVGLIFAAYINGVARQPEARGLLQPIAILGFALAEALAIFGLVLAFVL; encoded by the coding sequence GTGGAAATCACCGGCTCGCTTTCCCTCATTGGTTACGGTCTGTCCGCCATCGGCCCGGCCATCGCCGTCGGTCTGATCTTCGCCGCCTACATCAACGGTGTCGCCCGTCAGCCCGAGGCCCGTGGCCTCCTGCAGCCGATCGCCATCCTCGGCTTCGCCCTCGCCGAGGCACTCGCCATCTTCGGTCTGGTTCTTGCCTTCGTCCTCTGA
- the atpB gene encoding F0F1 ATP synthase subunit A has translation MTLTALAPALLPASGGGESYQPPTPAIFWQPLFEVGPITVTNQMAWAAIITGVLSLVLIVLSKNAAVVPSKGQWLLEGVYNFPRNSVARDMIGTKEFKKFVPLLVTLFLMVLFYNLAGSFFLTMNPVTGKVGFPIALTLVVYVVYHWVSIQKMGLGGYFKHMIPPGLPAWIVPFVFLLELITYFITRPLTLALRLFGNMFAGHMVIYLFVTGAFYFLLQGDGILLQALSVPTFLMAGVMVIFEILVQFLQAFVFTLLAASYIAAAVADDH, from the coding sequence GTGACCCTGACTGCGCTTGCTCCCGCGCTGCTGCCCGCTTCCGGCGGCGGCGAGAGCTACCAGCCCCCGACGCCGGCGATCTTCTGGCAGCCCCTCTTCGAGGTCGGTCCCATCACGGTGACCAACCAGATGGCCTGGGCCGCGATCATCACGGGCGTCCTGTCGCTCGTCCTCATCGTGCTGAGCAAGAACGCCGCCGTCGTTCCCAGCAAGGGCCAGTGGCTCCTCGAGGGTGTCTACAACTTCCCCCGCAACTCGGTGGCCCGCGACATGATCGGGACCAAGGAGTTCAAGAAGTTCGTGCCCCTGCTGGTCACGCTCTTCCTGATGGTGCTCTTCTACAACCTGGCGGGTTCCTTCTTCCTGACGATGAATCCCGTCACCGGCAAGGTCGGGTTCCCGATCGCCCTGACGCTGGTGGTCTATGTCGTCTACCACTGGGTCAGCATCCAGAAGATGGGCTTGGGCGGCTACTTCAAGCACATGATCCCGCCGGGCCTGCCCGCGTGGATCGTGCCCTTCGTCTTCCTGCTCGAGCTGATCACCTACTTCATCACCCGCCCGCTCACCCTCGCGCTGCGACTCTTCGGCAACATGTTCGCCGGGCACATGGTGATCTACCTCTTCGTCACCGGAGCCTTCTACTTCCTGCTCCAGGGTGACGGAATCCTCCTGCAGGCCCTGTCCGTCCCGACCTTCCTCATGGCGGGCGTGATGGTCATCTTCGAGATCCTGGTGCAGTTCCTGCAGGCCTTCGTCTTCACCCTCCTCGCGGCCAGCTACATCGCCGCAGCGGTCGCCGACGACCACTGA
- a CDS encoding AtpZ/AtpI family protein, with translation MRAQARRAHVPAPRLVTKASATPEQAAARSERYTADPSLPSPTAKADAMGSTVLAYLITGPIVFGGLGLLADRWLEVTGLVALGIIIGMALSLYIIWLRYGTSQAPLTVDTRKGPTTAAQPHNEEIQ, from the coding sequence ATGAGGGCCCAGGCACGACGCGCACACGTGCCAGCACCACGTCTGGTCACCAAGGCATCGGCGACGCCGGAGCAGGCCGCCGCGAGATCCGAGCGGTACACCGCAGACCCGAGCCTGCCCAGCCCCACGGCCAAGGCCGATGCGATGGGCTCGACGGTTCTCGCCTACCTGATCACCGGGCCGATCGTCTTCGGCGGGCTCGGTCTGCTGGCCGACCGCTGGCTCGAGGTGACCGGCCTTGTCGCGCTGGGGATCATCATCGGGATGGCCCTGTCGCTCTACATCATCTGGCTCCGCTACGGTACGTCCCAGGCACCCCTGACTGTTGACACCCGCAAGGGGCCGACGACGGCTGCCCAGCCACACAACGAGGAGATTCAGTGA
- a CDS encoding MraY family glycosyltransferase — protein sequence MREYVFVFLVALATTYLLVPLMRAAAIRLGAFTEVRERDVHVVPMPRLGGVAMFLGYAAATLVAWRMPFLRQVFDSGELIGILIGAGVVCLVGAIDDIRELDALTKLGGQIVAAAAIAFGGVQFFSLPLGVVTVLPAPILVLLTVFVVVLCINAVNFIDGLDGLAAGLVAIAAVAFFIYSYVISASYAPPNVFSSATFVSAALAGVCLGFLPHNVFPTKLFMGDSGALTLGLLLAAATILNVGQINPTQVSTNQLAATILPLLVPISIMMLPLLDVVWAVVRRTARGQRPWQADSQHLHHRMLKIGHGHRRAVMLLWLWGFVMAMGSVSFVVLPPLVAGIGGAVLLALAAGLTTWLPRFSAPGHRPKTYDRGGRRVDT from the coding sequence ATGAGGGAGTACGTCTTCGTCTTCCTCGTCGCGCTCGCGACGACCTATCTGCTCGTCCCGCTCATGCGGGCGGCGGCGATCCGTCTGGGCGCCTTCACCGAGGTGCGTGAGCGGGACGTGCACGTCGTGCCGATGCCCCGGCTGGGCGGCGTGGCCATGTTCCTCGGCTACGCCGCCGCCACGCTCGTCGCGTGGCGGATGCCCTTCCTGCGGCAGGTCTTCGACTCGGGCGAGCTCATCGGGATCCTCATCGGTGCGGGCGTCGTCTGCCTCGTCGGGGCCATCGATGACATCCGCGAGCTCGATGCCCTGACCAAGCTGGGCGGGCAGATCGTCGCGGCGGCCGCCATCGCCTTCGGCGGGGTGCAGTTCTTCTCCCTGCCTCTCGGGGTGGTCACCGTGCTGCCAGCGCCGATCCTCGTGCTGCTGACCGTCTTCGTCGTCGTGCTGTGCATCAACGCGGTGAACTTCATCGACGGCCTCGACGGTCTGGCCGCCGGGCTCGTGGCCATCGCGGCGGTCGCCTTCTTCATCTACAGCTACGTCATCTCGGCCAGCTATGCGCCGCCCAATGTCTTCTCGTCGGCGACCTTCGTCTCTGCCGCTCTGGCCGGGGTCTGCCTGGGCTTCCTGCCGCACAACGTCTTCCCGACCAAGCTCTTCATGGGGGATTCGGGGGCCCTGACCCTCGGTCTGCTCCTCGCCGCGGCGACGATCCTCAACGTGGGGCAGATCAACCCCACCCAGGTGAGCACGAACCAGCTCGCGGCCACGATCCTCCCGCTGCTCGTCCCGATCTCGATCATGATGCTGCCGCTGCTCGACGTCGTGTGGGCCGTGGTGCGGCGGACCGCTCGTGGCCAGCGCCCCTGGCAGGCGGACAGCCAGCACCTGCACCACCGGATGCTCAAGATCGGCCACGGCCACCGGCGAGCGGTCATGCTGCTGTGGCTGTGGGGCTTCGTCATGGCCATGGGATCGGTGAGCTTCGTCGTGCTGCCGCCCCTCGTGGCCGGCATCGGGGGAGCGGTCCTGCTGGCCCTGGCCGCCGGCCTGACGACCTGGCTGCCCCGGTTCTCCGCCCCCGGTCACCGGCCCAAGACGTACGACCGGGGCGGCCGACGGGTGGACACGTGA
- the glyA gene encoding serine hydroxymethyltransferase: protein MTDDTFYGSDFGALSAFDPEIAGVLTSELDRIRGGLQLIASENISSPEVLTSLGSTLSNKYAEGYPGRRYYGGCSEVDKAETLAIERAKSLLDAEHANVQAHSGASANQAVYGAFLQPGEKILAMSLPHGGHLTHGTKVSFSGKWFDAVHYGVHPETEDVDYDEMERLAKEHRPKVICSGGSAIPRLIDFERIRAICDEVGAIMWVDAAHFIGLVAGKAIPSPVPHADVVTFTTHKVLRGPRSGALVCKEEHAKALDKAIFPMMQGGPQMHTIAAKAVNFKECATPEYQQYAKDVIANSQVLAKELLARGIRPTTGGTDTHLALLDLQGVGVTGVDAEARCDAAGITLNKNAIPNDPQKPSIASGIRVGTPCVTTQGMGADEMVKIAELIHTAVTTGDADPDHEVSREVRAQVTDLVTRFPAYPR from the coding sequence ATGACCGACGACACCTTCTACGGCTCCGACTTCGGCGCCCTGAGCGCCTTCGACCCGGAGATCGCGGGTGTGCTCACCAGCGAGCTCGACCGCATCCGCGGCGGGCTGCAGCTCATCGCCAGCGAAAACATCTCCTCCCCGGAGGTCCTGACCTCGCTCGGGTCGACGCTGAGCAACAAGTACGCAGAGGGCTACCCGGGGCGTCGCTACTACGGGGGCTGCTCCGAGGTCGACAAGGCCGAGACCCTCGCGATCGAGCGGGCCAAGAGCCTCCTCGACGCCGAGCACGCCAATGTGCAGGCCCACTCCGGTGCCAGCGCCAACCAGGCCGTCTACGGCGCCTTCCTGCAGCCGGGTGAGAAGATCCTGGCGATGTCCCTGCCGCACGGCGGGCACCTGACCCACGGCACCAAGGTCTCCTTCTCCGGCAAGTGGTTCGACGCAGTCCACTACGGCGTCCACCCCGAGACCGAGGACGTCGACTACGACGAGATGGAGCGCCTGGCCAAGGAGCACCGGCCCAAGGTCATCTGCTCGGGCGGCTCGGCGATCCCGCGACTGATCGACTTCGAGCGGATCCGCGCGATCTGCGACGAGGTCGGCGCGATCATGTGGGTCGACGCCGCCCACTTCATCGGCCTGGTGGCCGGCAAGGCGATCCCGAGCCCCGTGCCCCACGCCGACGTCGTGACCTTCACCACCCACAAGGTGCTGCGTGGCCCCCGCTCGGGTGCCCTCGTGTGCAAGGAGGAGCACGCCAAGGCGCTCGACAAGGCGATCTTCCCGATGATGCAGGGCGGGCCGCAGATGCACACCATCGCGGCCAAGGCGGTCAACTTCAAGGAGTGCGCGACCCCCGAGTACCAGCAGTACGCCAAGGACGTCATCGCCAACTCGCAGGTCCTGGCCAAGGAGCTGCTCGCCCGCGGCATCCGCCCCACGACCGGTGGCACGGACACGCACCTGGCGCTGCTCGACCTGCAGGGCGTGGGCGTCACCGGTGTCGACGCCGAGGCGCGCTGCGACGCGGCCGGCATCACCCTCAACAAGAACGCCATCCCCAACGACCCGCAGAAGCCCTCGATCGCCTCGGGCATCCGCGTGGGCACCCCGTGCGTCACGACGCAGGGCATGGGCGCCGACGAGATGGTCAAGATCGCCGAGCTCATCCACACGGCCGTGACCACGGGCGACGCCGACCCCGACCACGAGGTGTCGCGCGAGGTGCGTGCTCAGGTGACCGACCTGGTCACCCGCTTCCCCGCCTACCCGCGCTGA
- a CDS encoding L-threonylcarbamoyladenylate synthase codes for MSPVVDATSSDRAESVAATVDAVRRGEVVVIPTDTVYGIGADAFDASAVADVLAAKGRGREMPPPVLIPDVRTIDGLARAVPDWARRLVDELWPGPLTLVLLAQPSLHWDLGETAGTVALRMPDDEVALEVLRETGPMAVTSANRTGEPAATTITDAAVQLGPAVSVYLDGGPRTSQEPSTIIDCTGETPVVLREGAIARERLEEILGAGFDEIADADETTEADETTDGGETTEADETTDAADPQQWEDLPSSSDTPDDPSTDPTPDTEAPR; via the coding sequence ATGAGTCCTGTCGTCGATGCGACCTCCAGCGACCGCGCGGAGAGTGTCGCCGCCACGGTCGACGCCGTCCGCCGGGGTGAGGTCGTCGTCATCCCCACCGACACCGTCTACGGCATCGGGGCCGACGCCTTCGACGCGTCCGCGGTCGCCGACGTCCTGGCCGCCAAGGGGAGGGGGCGCGAGATGCCGCCGCCCGTCCTCATCCCCGATGTGCGCACGATCGACGGTCTCGCCCGCGCCGTGCCCGACTGGGCCCGCCGGCTCGTCGACGAGCTGTGGCCCGGCCCGCTGACGCTCGTGCTGCTCGCCCAGCCCTCCCTCCACTGGGACCTGGGGGAGACCGCCGGCACCGTGGCGCTGCGCATGCCCGACGACGAGGTCGCCCTCGAGGTGCTGCGCGAGACCGGCCCGATGGCCGTCACGAGCGCCAACCGCACGGGTGAGCCCGCCGCGACCACGATCACGGACGCGGCCGTGCAGCTCGGCCCGGCCGTCAGCGTCTACCTCGACGGTGGTCCGCGCACCTCCCAGGAGCCGTCGACGATCATCGACTGCACGGGGGAGACCCCGGTCGTCCTGCGCGAGGGCGCCATCGCACGTGAGCGCCTCGAGGAGATCCTCGGGGCCGGCTTCGACGAGATCGCCGATGCTGACGAGACCACCGAAGCTGACGAGACCACCGATGGTGGCGAGACCACCGAAGCTGACGAGACCACCGATGCTGCCGACCCGCAGCAGTGGGAGGATCTCCCTTCGAGCAGTGACACCCCGGACGACCCGTCCACAGACCCCACCCCCGACACGGAGGCCCCGCGATGA
- the prmC gene encoding peptide chain release factor N(5)-glutamine methyltransferase: MTSLRSQVDAATATLDEGGVPTPRIDALLLAAHALGCDRGEVERRMILEAVPGSGFAERFTALVEERATRVPLQHLTGTAPFRRLELHVGPGVFVPRPETEQAVDHVLAALAGIDAPLVVDLCTGSGALALAVADEAPTAEVTAVELSDLALAWAARNVESTGVSVTLVAADATADPGSVPGLADLVGRVDVVVSNPPYVPVGMVPLEPEVAEHDPDLALYGGSEDGLRIPLGVAATAARLLRPGGLLVMEHADSQGQSLPRALAGTGAWVEVADHADLAGRPRTTTARRG; this comes from the coding sequence GTGACCTCCCTTCGCTCGCAGGTCGATGCGGCCACCGCCACGCTGGACGAAGGGGGTGTCCCCACCCCTCGCATCGACGCTCTCCTCCTCGCCGCCCACGCGCTGGGTTGCGACCGCGGTGAGGTGGAGCGCCGGATGATCCTCGAGGCGGTGCCCGGCTCCGGCTTCGCGGAGCGCTTCACCGCCCTCGTCGAGGAGCGCGCCACCCGGGTGCCCTTGCAGCACCTGACCGGCACCGCTCCCTTCCGCCGGCTGGAGCTGCACGTCGGGCCGGGCGTCTTCGTCCCCCGGCCGGAGACCGAGCAGGCGGTCGACCACGTGCTCGCCGCCCTCGCCGGCATCGATGCGCCGCTCGTCGTCGACCTGTGCACCGGCTCCGGTGCGCTCGCGCTCGCCGTCGCGGACGAGGCGCCGACGGCCGAGGTGACCGCCGTCGAGCTCAGTGACCTCGCGCTCGCCTGGGCCGCGCGCAATGTCGAGTCGACGGGGGTGTCGGTGACCCTCGTGGCCGCCGACGCGACCGCGGACCCCGGGAGCGTGCCCGGGCTCGCCGACCTCGTCGGTCGGGTCGACGTCGTCGTGAGCAACCCGCCGTACGTCCCCGTCGGGATGGTGCCGCTCGAGCCCGAGGTCGCCGAGCACGACCCGGACCTGGCGCTCTACGGCGGCAGCGAGGACGGGCTGCGGATCCCGCTCGGGGTCGCCGCCACCGCAGCCAGGCTGCTGCGTCCCGGCGGCCTGCTCGTCATGGAGCACGCCGACAGCCAGGGCCAGAGCCTGCCGCGGGCGCTCGCCGGCACCGGCGCCTGGGTCGAGGTCGCCGACCATGCAGACCTGGCCGGACGTCCTCGGACGACCACCGCCCGTCGAGGGTGA
- the prfA gene encoding peptide chain release factor 1 — protein sequence MLESVESLLAEHAQLETSLADPAVIGDPDRLRRVNRRYAELTPVVTAQRELDEASGDLEAARELAAEDAAFAEEVAQLEQTVSDLEDRIRRLLIPRDPDDDLDVILEIKAGEGGEESALFAGDLLRMYLRHAEKRGWKTRLLDATESDLGGYKDVRVAVSAKGAVEPGSAPWARLKYEGGVHRVQRVPVTESQGRIHTSAAGVWVMPDVEDTTEVVLDPNDLKIDVYRSSGPGGQSVNTTDSAVRITHLPTGTVVSCQNEKSQLQNKESAMRVLRARLHHMAMDEAAAEAKEARSSQVRTVDRSERIRTYNFPENRISDHRTGFKAHHLDSVLDGDMDAIIDSAVRADEEARLAALAGGGE from the coding sequence GTGCTCGAGTCCGTCGAGAGCCTGCTCGCCGAGCACGCCCAGCTGGAGACCTCGCTCGCCGACCCGGCTGTCATCGGCGACCCGGACCGGCTGCGCCGGGTCAACCGCCGCTATGCGGAGCTGACCCCCGTCGTCACCGCCCAGCGCGAGCTCGACGAGGCGAGCGGGGATCTCGAGGCCGCCCGTGAGCTGGCCGCCGAGGACGCCGCCTTCGCCGAGGAGGTCGCGCAGCTGGAGCAGACCGTGAGCGACCTCGAGGACCGGATCCGTCGCCTGCTCATCCCCCGCGACCCCGACGACGACCTCGACGTGATCCTCGAGATCAAGGCGGGCGAAGGGGGCGAGGAGTCGGCCCTCTTCGCCGGTGACCTGCTGCGGATGTACCTGCGGCACGCCGAGAAGCGCGGCTGGAAGACCCGCCTGCTCGACGCCACCGAGTCCGACCTGGGCGGGTACAAGGACGTGCGGGTGGCCGTCTCGGCCAAGGGCGCCGTCGAGCCGGGCTCCGCGCCGTGGGCCCGCCTGAAGTACGAAGGGGGAGTCCACCGCGTCCAGCGTGTCCCCGTCACCGAGAGCCAGGGCCGCATCCACACCTCCGCTGCCGGCGTGTGGGTCATGCCTGACGTCGAGGACACCACGGAGGTCGTGCTCGACCCCAACGACCTGAAGATCGACGTCTACCGCTCCTCCGGCCCCGGCGGGCAGTCGGTCAACACGACCGACTCCGCGGTACGGATCACCCACCTGCCCACCGGCACGGTCGTCTCCTGCCAGAACGAGAAGTCCCAGCTGCAGAACAAGGAGTCGGCGATGCGCGTGCTGCGCGCCCGGCTGCACCATATGGCGATGGACGAGGCCGCCGCGGAGGCCAAGGAGGCCCGCTCGTCGCAGGTGCGCACGGTGGACCGCTCCGAGCGGATCCGCACCTACAACTTCCCGGAGAACCGGATCAGCGACCACCGCACCGGCTTCAAGGCCCACCACCTCGACTCCGTCCTCGACGGCGACATGGACGCCATCATCGACTCCGCGGTGCGCGCCGACGAGGAGGCGCGGCTCGCGGCCCTCGCAGGAGGAGGGGAGTGA
- the rpmE gene encoding 50S ribosomal protein L31: MKKDIHPTYESTVVTCTCGSTFTTRSTKPDHQIKAEVCSQCHPFYTGKQKIMDTGGRVARFQKRYGKAEAK, encoded by the coding sequence GTGAAGAAGGACATCCACCCCACGTACGAGAGCACGGTCGTCACGTGCACCTGCGGCAGCACCTTCACCACCCGCAGCACCAAGCCGGACCACCAGATCAAGGCTGAGGTGTGCAGCCAGTGCCACCCCTTCTACACGGGCAAGCAGAAGATCATGGACACCGGTGGCCGCGTGGCCCGCTTCCAGAAGCGCTACGGCAAGGCCGAGGCCAAGTAG
- a CDS encoding GNAT family N-acetyltransferase translates to MAPRPRRLPRRTPRDRGREPAPGPVEGSVIRPAVPGDIATIIALRALMFEAMGTSAEAISDIDWQQDASRWLQQHLTDERVHVVVAEANGTVVSCAIGQVLDLMPSPTRTRGGGLVTNIATFPRHRRLGFTHAVLEALLGWFEEETDVEVVTLNATEAGRDIYDQFGFVASTFPEMRLRLERPAEPDED, encoded by the coding sequence ATGGCACCACGTCCCCGCCGCCTGCCTCGCCGCACTCCCCGCGATCGAGGAAGGGAGCCGGCCCCCGGGCCCGTCGAGGGCTCGGTGATCCGCCCGGCGGTCCCCGGTGACATCGCGACGATCATCGCCCTGCGGGCGCTGATGTTCGAGGCCATGGGGACCTCCGCAGAGGCGATCTCCGACATCGACTGGCAGCAGGACGCCTCGCGCTGGCTGCAGCAGCACCTCACGGACGAGCGCGTGCACGTCGTCGTCGCAGAGGCCAACGGCACGGTCGTCTCGTGCGCCATCGGGCAGGTGCTCGACCTGATGCCCTCACCGACCCGCACCAGGGGTGGCGGGCTCGTCACCAACATCGCGACCTTCCCCCGGCACCGCCGGCTCGGCTTCACCCACGCGGTCCTGGAGGCGCTGCTCGGGTGGTTCGAGGAGGAGACCGACGTCGAGGTCGTCACCCTCAACGCCACCGAGGCCGGACGCGACATCTACGACCAATTCGGCTTCGTCGCCTCGACCTTCCCCGAGATGCGGCTGCGTCTGGAGCGCCCGGCCGAGCCCGACGAGGACTGA